In a genomic window of Saccharothrix sp. HUAS TT1:
- a CDS encoding sensor histidine kinase — protein sequence MTGGHEPEWARWRRPGPTAVQRRHDVWLALAAVAGAVAVTVLVNSMGALVSGGAPALAEQLAWSAAVTVPLVARRRFPLAVVVAVGVVFIVAQARQVGDNLMPSVALFMAIYSAGAWAQDRTRSRWVRLAVVVAMFTWLGIGLVRFLVRPVLPFENAVGPLDPVLASVLYGIGFNVLFFLSAYFFGESAWVSARRQAELEHRAEELRRSQEQNTRGAIIAERVRIARDLHDVVAHHVSVMGVQAGAARRVLDRDPELAREALRTVEETARTAIGELRGLLGVLRAEPDEVVPEEAGKTSSPGLEQLPDLAEVARSAGIAVEHGVYGEPRPVPEAVALSVYRIVQESLTNVVKHADARRADVRVRFLEKSLEVEVADDGRGRAGASTGRVGFGLVGMRERVAVHGGELEAGPRRDAGYRVRARFPA from the coding sequence ATGACAGGTGGGCACGAGCCGGAGTGGGCGCGGTGGCGGCGGCCGGGGCCGACCGCGGTCCAGCGGCGGCACGACGTCTGGCTGGCGCTCGCCGCGGTCGCCGGCGCGGTGGCGGTGACCGTGCTGGTCAACAGCATGGGCGCGCTCGTGTCGGGCGGCGCGCCGGCGCTGGCCGAGCAGCTGGCCTGGAGCGCGGCGGTGACCGTGCCGCTGGTGGCGCGTCGGCGGTTCCCGCTCGCCGTGGTCGTCGCGGTCGGCGTGGTGTTCATCGTGGCGCAGGCGCGGCAGGTCGGCGACAACCTCATGCCGTCGGTCGCGTTGTTCATGGCCATCTACAGCGCGGGCGCGTGGGCGCAGGACCGGACGCGGTCGCGGTGGGTCCGGCTCGCCGTGGTCGTGGCGATGTTCACCTGGCTGGGCATCGGGCTGGTGCGGTTCCTGGTCCGCCCGGTGCTGCCGTTCGAGAACGCGGTCGGGCCGCTGGACCCGGTGCTCGCGTCCGTGCTCTACGGCATCGGGTTCAACGTGCTGTTCTTCCTGTCCGCCTACTTCTTCGGCGAGTCGGCCTGGGTGTCGGCGCGCAGGCAGGCCGAGCTGGAGCACCGAGCCGAGGAGCTGCGCCGGTCGCAGGAGCAGAACACCCGCGGCGCGATCATCGCCGAGCGCGTGCGCATCGCCCGTGACCTGCACGACGTCGTCGCGCACCACGTGTCCGTCATGGGCGTGCAGGCGGGCGCGGCGCGGCGGGTGCTCGACCGCGACCCGGAGCTGGCCCGCGAGGCGCTGCGGACCGTCGAGGAGACCGCGCGCACCGCCATCGGCGAGCTGCGCGGGCTGCTGGGCGTGCTGCGCGCGGAGCCGGACGAGGTGGTGCCCGAGGAGGCGGGGAAGACGTCGTCGCCGGGCCTGGAGCAGCTGCCCGACCTGGCGGAGGTGGCGCGGTCCGCCGGGATCGCCGTCGAGCACGGCGTCTACGGCGAGCCGCGGCCGGTGCCGGAGGCGGTGGCGCTGTCGGTGTACCGGATCGTGCAGGAGTCGTTGACCAACGTGGTGAAGCACGCGGACGCGCGCCGGGCCGACGTGCGCGTGCGGTTCCTGGAGAAGTCGCTGGAGGTCGAGGTGGCCGACGACGGCCGGGGGCGGGCGGGCGCGTCGACCGGCCGGGTCGGGTTCGGCCTGGTCGGCATGCGGGAACGGGTCGCGGTGCACGGCGGCGAGCTCGAAGCCGGACCCCGCCGTGACGCGGGCTACCGGGTCCGTGCGAGGTTCCCCGCATGA
- a CDS encoding class I SAM-dependent methyltransferase — protein sequence MAQPASAVTARHRRSPTNHRAREVAESFGADPERYDRARPRYPDAVVQAIVAASPGPDVVGVGLGTGIAARQFQAAGRRVLGVEVDPRMAAWARRRGCCGPAAGRPRSGTAADRRASWPTPSPTSTAGRCPDRSPTASRRPPHRRGARRRRRRRDGIRAGGGFAEPELWSFDWERTCTRDEWLDQLPTRGIAAVLPGGAPAEVPTGVGAAVDGAGGSSVMSCTTVVATAARTA from the coding sequence TTGGCGCAGCCCGCCTCGGCGGTGACCGCGCGGCACCGCCGGTCGCCGACGAACCACCGGGCCAGGGAGGTGGCCGAGTCCTTCGGCGCGGACCCGGAGCGCTACGACCGCGCCCGGCCCCGTTACCCGGACGCCGTGGTCCAGGCGATCGTGGCGGCCAGTCCCGGCCCGGACGTGGTAGGCGTCGGCCTGGGCACCGGCATCGCCGCCCGGCAGTTCCAGGCGGCCGGGCGCCGGGTGCTCGGCGTCGAGGTCGACCCGCGGATGGCCGCGTGGGCCAGGCGGCGCGGGTGCTGCGGCCCGGCGGCCGGCCGGCCCCGTTCTGGAACGGCGGCCGACCGCCGCGCGAGCTGGCCGACGCCTTCGCCGACGTCTACCGCCGGGCGCTGCCCGGACCGATCACCGACCGCCTCTCGAAGGCCGCCGCACCGGAGGGGTGCTCGCCGCCGGCGGAGAAGGCGGGACGGCATCCGCGCCGGCGGCGGGTTCGCCGAGCCGGAGCTGTGGTCGTTCGACTGGGAGCGGACCTGCACCCGCGACGAGTGGCTGGACCAGTTGCCGACCAGGGGCATCGCCGCCGTGCTGCCGGGCGGTGCGCCGGCCGAGGTGCCGACCGGCGTAGGTGCGGCCGTCGACGGTGCGGGTGGGAGCTCCGTGATGAGCTGCACCACCGTCGTGGCCACCGCCGCGCGCACGGCGTGA
- a CDS encoding LLM class flavin-dependent oxidoreductase yields MSRSGSVGVVLPRDLAPARVLPFARRADELGFDELWVVEDLGFRGGVGQAAAVLAATGRIRVGVGLLPVGARNAAFAAMEVATLAQLFPGRVDIGIGHGMPGWMRSVGEWPASPLTLLEEYLVAVTALVRGRSAGVGEYVALDGVRLEDACVPDVPPPVLAGVRGPRSLAVSGRVADGTILAEPTTPEYARAALAHIGASGPHRLVGYNVAAVDRDAAVAVDAVRAGLEWIGEPDWAPHIAPLPFAEEFAALRRSCGSREEFVRGLPAEWVRQLAVTGTPEDARARLGELFEAGVDSVVLIPVGADPERALEALAAVL; encoded by the coding sequence GTGAGCCGTTCGGGATCGGTCGGGGTCGTGCTGCCCCGCGACCTCGCGCCGGCGCGGGTGCTGCCGTTCGCCCGGCGTGCCGACGAACTCGGGTTCGACGAGCTGTGGGTGGTGGAGGACCTGGGCTTCCGCGGCGGGGTCGGCCAGGCCGCGGCGGTGCTGGCGGCGACTGGGCGGATCAGGGTCGGCGTCGGGCTGCTGCCCGTCGGCGCGCGCAACGCGGCGTTCGCCGCCATGGAGGTGGCCACGCTCGCCCAGCTGTTCCCGGGCCGGGTGGACATCGGCATCGGGCACGGGATGCCCGGCTGGATGCGGTCGGTCGGCGAGTGGCCCGCCAGCCCGCTGACGTTGCTGGAGGAGTACCTGGTCGCGGTGACCGCGCTGGTGCGCGGGCGGTCCGCCGGGGTCGGCGAGTACGTGGCGCTGGACGGGGTGCGGCTGGAGGACGCCTGCGTGCCGGACGTCCCGCCGCCGGTGCTCGCCGGGGTGCGCGGGCCGCGGTCGCTGGCGGTGTCCGGTCGGGTGGCGGACGGCACGATCCTGGCCGAGCCGACGACGCCGGAGTACGCGCGGGCCGCGCTGGCGCACATCGGCGCGAGCGGGCCGCACCGCCTGGTGGGCTACAACGTGGCCGCCGTCGACCGGGACGCGGCCGTCGCCGTGGACGCCGTGCGCGCGGGGCTGGAGTGGATCGGCGAGCCCGACTGGGCCCCGCACATCGCGCCGCTGCCGTTCGCCGAGGAGTTCGCGGCGCTGCGCCGGTCCTGCGGCAGCCGCGAGGAGTTCGTGCGCGGGCTGCCGGCGGAGTGGGTGCGGCAGCTCGCGGTGACCGGCACCCCGGAGGACGCGCGGGCGCGTCTCGGCGAGCTGTTCGAGGCCGGTGTGGACAGCGTCGTGCTCATCCCGGTCGGAGCCGACCCGGAGCGGGCGCTGGAGGCGTTGGCGGCGGTGCTGTAG
- a CDS encoding SDR family NAD(P)-dependent oxidoreductase — translation MSRGVLVTGGSRGIGAAIAAAFRDLGDDVVALSSSDVDLADPDAIARVVDSAAESLGGIDVLVNNAGLVELGSLADKSYREWQSLWRRTFAVNVFGAADMSYCVAKHMIERGARGRIVNVGSRGAFRGEPDMPAYGASKAALHSMGQSLAVALAPHGIAVASVAPGFVGTDRVADMVTDDVRRQSPFGRVAEPEEVAAAVVYLASASAEWASGAVLDLNGASYLRT, via the coding sequence GTGAGCCGGGGCGTGCTGGTCACCGGCGGCAGCCGGGGCATCGGCGCGGCCATCGCGGCGGCGTTCCGCGACCTCGGCGACGACGTGGTGGCGCTGTCCTCTTCGGACGTCGACCTGGCCGACCCGGACGCGATCGCCCGCGTGGTCGACTCGGCCGCCGAATCCCTCGGTGGCATCGACGTCCTGGTCAACAACGCGGGCCTGGTGGAACTCGGGTCGCTGGCCGACAAGTCGTACCGGGAGTGGCAGTCGCTGTGGCGGCGCACGTTCGCGGTCAACGTCTTCGGCGCGGCCGACATGTCCTACTGCGTCGCCAAGCACATGATCGAGCGCGGCGCGCGCGGCCGGATCGTCAACGTCGGCTCGCGCGGCGCGTTCCGCGGCGAGCCGGACATGCCCGCCTACGGCGCGAGCAAGGCGGCGCTGCACTCGATGGGCCAGTCGCTGGCGGTGGCGCTGGCTCCGCACGGCATCGCGGTGGCGTCGGTGGCTCCGGGCTTCGTCGGCACCGACCGGGTGGCCGACATGGTGACCGACGACGTGCGGCGGCAGAGCCCGTTCGGCCGGGTCGCGGAACCGGAGGAGGTGGCCGCCGCGGTGGTCTACCTGGCCTCGGCGTCGGCCGAGTGGGCGTCGGGGGCCGTCCTCGACCTCAACGGCGCCTCCTACCTGCGGACGTGA
- a CDS encoding VOC family protein has protein sequence MRPGFHLAVPVDDLARAREFYGGVLRLEEGRSAEKWVDWNFYGHQFVTHVVPGPRVDSGRNPVDGHDVPVPHFGLILPIPEFHAMAERLRAAGAEFVIEPYLRFAGEPGEQWTMFFRDPAGNALEFKAFKDESQVFAK, from the coding sequence ATGAGACCTGGTTTCCACCTCGCTGTCCCCGTGGACGACCTGGCCAGGGCCCGCGAGTTCTACGGCGGCGTGCTCCGGCTCGAAGAGGGCCGCTCGGCCGAGAAGTGGGTGGACTGGAACTTCTACGGCCACCAGTTCGTCACGCACGTCGTGCCCGGCCCGCGGGTCGACTCCGGCCGCAACCCGGTCGACGGCCACGACGTGCCCGTGCCGCACTTCGGCCTGATCCTGCCGATCCCCGAGTTCCACGCGATGGCCGAGCGGCTGCGCGCGGCGGGCGCCGAGTTCGTCATCGAGCCGTACCTGCGGTTCGCGGGGGAGCCGGGCGAGCAGTGGACGATGTTCTTCCGCGACCCGGCGGGCAACGCCCTGGAGTTCAAGGCGTTCAAGGACGAGTCGCAGGTGTTCGCCAAGTGA
- a CDS encoding GntR family transcriptional regulator: MQLRRADRRGLAEEAADRIREAILAGVFPPGAPVREVELAASLDVSRGSVREGLAVLEREGLVRSAWHRGTRVIDLTAQDAEEVYSVRAALEGLAGRSAIGRVDLDALGGLVDAMAERLAAGAPSDELLALDVEFHDAIYRAAGNRRLLEAWRAVRSQVHLFQLTRIRLGHHGYRAVVVEEHREIVRLLDAGDAAEVTRYAEEHVHSALRVLVGQLEGSTTATSG; encoded by the coding sequence ATGCAGTTGCGCAGGGCGGACCGGCGGGGGCTCGCCGAGGAGGCCGCCGACCGGATCCGGGAGGCGATCCTCGCCGGCGTCTTCCCGCCGGGCGCGCCGGTGCGCGAGGTGGAGCTGGCCGCGTCGCTGGACGTCAGCCGCGGTTCGGTGCGCGAGGGCCTGGCCGTGCTGGAGCGCGAGGGCCTGGTGCGCAGCGCCTGGCACCGCGGCACCAGGGTCATCGACCTGACCGCGCAGGACGCCGAGGAGGTGTACTCGGTGCGGGCCGCGCTGGAGGGGCTGGCCGGCCGCAGCGCGATCGGCCGCGTCGACCTCGACGCCCTGGGCGGGCTCGTGGACGCGATGGCCGAGCGGTTGGCGGCGGGCGCGCCCAGCGACGAGCTGCTGGCCCTGGACGTGGAGTTCCACGACGCGATCTACCGGGCCGCGGGCAACCGGCGGCTGCTGGAGGCGTGGCGCGCGGTGCGGTCGCAGGTGCACCTGTTCCAGCTCACCCGCATCCGGCTCGGCCACCACGGCTACCGGGCGGTGGTGGTGGAGGAGCACCGGGAGATCGTCCGACTCCTCGACGCCGGCGACGCCGCCGAGGTCACCCGCTACGCCGAGGAACACGTCCACTCGGCGCTGCGGGTGCTCGTCGGTCAGCTCGAAGGCTCCACGACCGCCACCTCCGGGTAG
- a CDS encoding carbohydrate-binding protein yields the protein MSVKPLVVAAAVALGLAGGVATAATAHHEAETAPAVCTGAIENNWAGYSGSGFCNANNAVGAHAQFTVTAAEAGAATVVIRFANGGTGARSADLVVNGATARSVAFEPTGAWSTWVSKSVPVTVPAGQSAVRLTPTTSAGLPNVDYLDFTRDSAPAPADALYVAPGGDDANPGTLTAPLATVQRAVDLAQPGHTIHLRAGTYAPSTNIQLLKNGTASRPITLRAHGDERVVIDGENMPHTPGAVGSSIPRAERGAVHIEGDHWRLIGLEIVHGPYGVFGLDVNNTVFERLVTRDNYESGLHIQGASSNNLIVDLDAHGNRDPRKNGESADGLAIKEGSGSGNAVRGARLWNNADDGLDYWMFSSPILLENSLAWGNGFNRWNLPGFTGDGNGFKLGGNGVAADHTVRNTMTWDNAAGGFVDNNNPGRHRVERSTAWDNPKTGFQFDRSSSALTGNLAVANGTNASLGSNSTGSGNSWDLGGTWSFASTNPAVITGPRNADGSIPSSTFLRPSNGANVGARF from the coding sequence ATGAGCGTGAAACCCCTCGTCGTGGCCGCCGCGGTGGCCTTGGGGCTGGCGGGAGGCGTCGCGACCGCCGCGACGGCGCACCACGAAGCCGAAACCGCGCCCGCCGTCTGCACGGGCGCCATCGAGAACAACTGGGCCGGTTATTCGGGTTCCGGGTTCTGCAACGCGAACAACGCCGTCGGCGCGCACGCGCAGTTCACCGTCACCGCGGCCGAGGCGGGCGCCGCGACGGTCGTGATCCGGTTCGCCAACGGCGGCACGGGCGCCCGGTCGGCCGACCTCGTGGTCAACGGCGCCACCGCGCGGTCGGTCGCCTTCGAGCCGACGGGCGCGTGGTCGACGTGGGTGTCGAAGTCCGTGCCCGTCACGGTGCCGGCGGGCCAGAGCGCGGTCCGGCTGACCCCGACCACGTCGGCCGGCCTGCCCAACGTCGACTACCTGGACTTCACCCGGGACAGCGCGCCCGCGCCCGCCGACGCGCTGTACGTGGCGCCCGGCGGCGACGACGCCAACCCCGGCACGCTGACCGCGCCGCTGGCCACCGTGCAGCGCGCGGTCGACCTGGCCCAGCCGGGCCACACCATCCACCTCCGCGCCGGCACCTACGCGCCGAGCACCAACATCCAGCTGCTCAAGAACGGCACGGCGAGCCGGCCGATCACCCTGCGCGCCCACGGCGACGAGCGCGTGGTCATCGACGGCGAGAACATGCCGCACACACCGGGAGCGGTGGGCTCCAGCATCCCGCGCGCCGAGCGCGGCGCGGTGCACATCGAGGGCGACCACTGGCGGCTGATCGGCCTGGAGATCGTCCACGGCCCGTACGGCGTGTTCGGCCTCGACGTCAACAACACCGTCTTCGAACGGCTCGTCACCAGGGACAACTACGAGTCGGGCCTGCACATCCAGGGCGCGTCGAGCAACAACCTGATCGTCGACCTCGACGCGCACGGCAACCGCGACCCGCGCAAGAACGGCGAGAGCGCCGACGGCCTGGCCATCAAGGAGGGTTCGGGCTCCGGCAACGCGGTGCGCGGCGCGCGGCTGTGGAACAACGCCGACGACGGGCTCGACTACTGGATGTTCTCCTCGCCGATCCTGCTGGAGAACAGCCTGGCCTGGGGAAACGGGTTCAACCGCTGGAACCTGCCCGGCTTCACCGGTGACGGCAACGGCTTCAAGCTCGGCGGCAACGGCGTCGCCGCCGACCACACCGTGCGCAACACGATGACGTGGGACAACGCGGCCGGCGGCTTCGTGGACAACAACAACCCCGGTCGGCACCGGGTCGAGCGCAGCACCGCGTGGGACAACCCGAAGACCGGCTTCCAGTTCGACCGGTCGTCCAGCGCGCTGACCGGGAACCTCGCGGTGGCCAACGGCACGAACGCCTCGCTGGGCTCGAACTCGACCGGCAGCGGCAACTCCTGGGACCTCGGCGGCACGTGGTCGTTCGCGAGCACGAACCCGGCGGTGATCACCGGCCCGCGCAACGCCGACGGCTCGATCCCGTCCTCGACGTTCCTGCGCCCGAGCAACGGCGCGAACGTGGGGGCGCGCTTCTAG
- a CDS encoding DHA2 family efflux MFS transporter permease subunit, giving the protein MTSAGVSDAVTSPPALSRGDRAVIGVLLVATFVVILNETIMGVALPVLLTELNVTAAVGQWLTAGFLLTMSVVIPITGYLIQRVPTRVLFGVAMTLFSAGTLIAALAPGFTVLLAARVVQAFGTAIMVPLLMTTVMTLVPPARRGAVMGNISIVISVAPAIGPTVSGVVLDLFSWRAMFWVVLPFSVATLVLGLRWVTRIGESSTAPIDVLSVVLSVLGFGGLVYGLSNIGHSGSGSSATLWLSLGVGVLGVTAFVLRQVSLQRRERALLDLRTFGFRMFTLASALMMVMMGLLLGVVTILPIYMQNVIALDPLATGLLLLPGGLLMGLLSPFVGRLYDRVGPRVLLIVGTIATSGSLWFATTFDASTPAVMVLVFHLALSLGLAFSFTPLFSSGLGALPARLYSHGSAIFSTTQQLAAAAGVALLVSVMSARAAELASAGEPAVGAEMGGLHSAMLLAAVLSLVAVVGSFMVKGGKAESPV; this is encoded by the coding sequence ATGACTTCCGCAGGTGTGTCCGACGCCGTGACGTCGCCGCCCGCGCTCAGCCGCGGCGACCGCGCCGTGATCGGCGTGCTGCTCGTGGCCACGTTCGTGGTCATCCTGAACGAGACCATCATGGGCGTCGCGCTGCCGGTGCTGCTGACCGAGCTGAACGTGACGGCGGCCGTGGGCCAGTGGCTCACGGCGGGCTTCCTCCTCACCATGTCGGTGGTCATCCCGATCACCGGCTACCTCATCCAGCGGGTGCCGACCCGGGTGCTGTTCGGCGTGGCGATGACGCTGTTCAGCGCCGGCACGCTGATCGCCGCGCTGGCGCCCGGCTTCACGGTGCTGCTCGCGGCCCGCGTGGTGCAGGCGTTCGGCACGGCGATCATGGTGCCGCTGCTGATGACCACCGTGATGACGCTGGTGCCGCCGGCCCGCCGGGGCGCGGTGATGGGCAACATCTCGATCGTCATCTCGGTCGCGCCCGCCATCGGGCCCACCGTGTCCGGTGTGGTGCTGGACCTGTTCAGCTGGCGGGCCATGTTCTGGGTGGTGCTGCCGTTCTCGGTGGCCACGCTGGTGCTCGGCCTGCGCTGGGTGACCCGCATCGGCGAGTCGAGCACCGCGCCGATCGACGTGCTGTCGGTGGTGCTGTCGGTGCTCGGCTTCGGCGGCCTGGTCTACGGCCTGTCGAACATCGGGCACAGCGGCAGCGGTTCGAGCGCCACGCTGTGGCTGTCGCTGGGGGTCGGCGTGCTCGGCGTGACGGCGTTCGTGCTGCGCCAGGTCTCGTTGCAGCGCCGCGAACGCGCCCTGCTGGACCTGCGCACGTTCGGCTTCCGGATGTTCACGCTGGCCAGCGCGCTGATGATGGTGATGATGGGCCTGCTGCTCGGCGTCGTCACGATCCTGCCGATCTACATGCAGAACGTGATCGCGCTCGACCCGCTGGCCACCGGGCTCCTGCTGCTGCCCGGCGGTCTGCTGATGGGCCTGCTGTCGCCGTTCGTCGGCCGGCTGTACGACCGGGTCGGCCCGCGGGTGCTGCTGATCGTCGGCACGATCGCCACCAGCGGCTCGCTGTGGTTCGCCACGACGTTCGACGCCTCGACGCCCGCGGTCATGGTGCTGGTGTTCCACCTCGCCCTGAGCCTGGGCCTGGCGTTCTCGTTCACGCCGCTGTTCTCCTCCGGCCTGGGCGCCCTGCCGGCCAGGCTCTACTCGCACGGCAGCGCGATCTTCAGCACCACGCAGCAGCTGGCCGCCGCGGCCGGGGTGGCGCTGCTGGTGAGCGTGATGAGCGCGCGGGCCGCCGAGCTGGCCTCGGCCGGTGAGCCCGCGGTCGGCGCGGAGATGGGCGGCCTGCACTCGGCGATGCTGCTCGCGGCGGTCCTGTCGCTGGTGGCGGTCGTCGGTTCGTTCATGGTCAAGGGCGGCAAGGCCGAGTCCCCGGTCTAA
- a CDS encoding FBP domain-containing protein, whose protein sequence is MEPVTEGDIRASFVNCTKGEAKRLSVPGDLAERPWDDLDFLGWRDPAAPQRAYLVARTADGPTGVALRLASSDAGQVRRTMCSLCLTTHQGNGVVLMTARKAGRSGLQGNSVGLYVCADLACSLYLRGKKDAGPGGRLHESLTTEEKAERTAAKVAGFLARVTASR, encoded by the coding sequence ATGGAACCGGTAACCGAAGGCGACATCCGCGCGTCGTTCGTCAACTGCACCAAGGGCGAGGCGAAGCGGCTGTCCGTGCCGGGGGACCTGGCCGAGCGGCCATGGGACGACCTCGACTTCCTCGGCTGGCGCGACCCCGCCGCGCCGCAGCGCGCGTACCTGGTCGCCCGGACCGCCGACGGGCCGACGGGCGTGGCGCTGCGCCTGGCGTCGTCGGACGCGGGCCAGGTGCGGCGCACGATGTGCTCGTTGTGCCTGACCACGCACCAGGGCAACGGCGTCGTGCTGATGACCGCGCGCAAGGCGGGCCGGAGCGGCCTCCAGGGCAACTCCGTGGGGCTCTACGTCTGCGCGGACCTCGCGTGCTCGCTCTACCTGCGAGGCAAGAAGGACGCCGGACCGGGCGGGCGGCTGCACGAATCGCTCACGACGGAGGAGAAGGCGGAGCGGACCGCGGCCAAGGTCGCCGGTTTCCTGGCCAGGGTGACCGCTTCCCGTTGA
- a CDS encoding TetR/AcrR family transcriptional regulator has protein sequence MARAGLTAERLVQAAAELADEVGFDNLTVSALARRFGVKDASLYSHVRNAQELRERVAVLALSELADRVADALAGRAGRDALVAFADAHRHYARSHPGRYAAMRVELTPRIAGTSRANRHSDMTRAILRGYHLAEPDQTDAVRLLHSTFHGFVTLEASGGFRHHPRDTDASWARTLDALHTLLLHWPPSTS, from the coding sequence ATGGCACGCGCGGGGTTGACGGCCGAACGGCTGGTCCAGGCGGCCGCGGAGCTGGCCGACGAGGTCGGCTTCGACAACCTGACCGTCTCGGCGCTGGCCCGCCGGTTCGGCGTGAAGGACGCGAGCCTCTACTCGCACGTCCGCAACGCGCAGGAGCTGCGGGAGCGGGTCGCGGTGCTGGCGCTGTCCGAGCTCGCCGACCGGGTCGCCGACGCGCTGGCGGGTCGCGCGGGCCGGGACGCCCTGGTCGCCTTCGCCGACGCCCACCGGCACTACGCCAGGAGCCACCCCGGCCGGTACGCGGCGATGCGGGTCGAGCTGACCCCGCGGATCGCCGGGACCAGCCGGGCGAACCGGCACTCCGACATGACCAGGGCGATCCTGCGCGGCTACCACCTGGCCGAACCCGACCAGACCGACGCCGTGCGCCTGCTGCACAGCACGTTCCACGGGTTCGTCACCCTGGAGGCGTCGGGCGGGTTCCGGCACCACCCGCGCGACACCGACGCCTCGTGGGCCAGAACCTTGGACGCCCTGCACACCCTGTTGCTGCACTGGCCGCCGTCCACCTCCTGA
- a CDS encoding DUF4956 domain-containing protein, with protein sequence MSQLVLFAIDICAVALLVFGLYFPRHRRRDLVVAYLGVNVGVLAVASALSNSNTGAGIGLGMALFGVLSIIRLRSTELDQHEVAYYFSALALGLLGALSTSSLWLNGGLMGLIVLVMFLGDNRRLFRHYRHQVLVLDSAITDHLALVAHLEQLLNARVHSVTVQRLDMVNETTTVDVRYALTERGLTVATGTPAHSGARR encoded by the coding sequence ATGTCCCAACTCGTCCTGTTCGCGATCGACATCTGCGCGGTGGCGCTGCTCGTCTTCGGGTTGTACTTCCCCCGGCACCGCCGCCGCGACCTCGTCGTCGCCTACCTGGGTGTCAACGTCGGCGTCCTGGCCGTGGCCAGCGCGCTGAGCAACAGCAACACCGGTGCGGGCATCGGGCTGGGAATGGCGCTGTTCGGCGTGCTGTCGATCATCCGGTTGCGCTCGACCGAACTCGACCAGCACGAGGTGGCGTACTACTTCTCCGCCCTCGCGCTCGGCCTGCTCGGCGCGCTCAGCACCTCTTCGCTGTGGCTCAACGGCGGCCTGATGGGGTTGATCGTCCTGGTGATGTTCCTCGGCGACAACCGGCGGCTGTTCCGGCACTACCGGCACCAGGTGCTGGTGCTCGACTCGGCCATCACCGACCACCTGGCCCTGGTCGCGCACCTGGAGCAACTGCTGAACGCCCGCGTGCACTCGGTGACCGTGCAGCGGCTCGACATGGTCAACGAGACGACCACCGTCGACGTCCGGTACGCGCTGACCGAACGCGGCCTCACCGTCGCGACCGGCACGCCCGCGCACTCCGGAGCCCGCCGATGA
- a CDS encoding polyphosphate polymerase domain-containing protein, whose translation MTTTTTTTITPALSRLAPVGLAELVDRAALQTRVDRKYLVPAAALPGLLDQVAPHAKVLEIGGERAFRYESVYFDTPRLVSYHSAAYRRRRRFKVRTRTYVDSAECWLEVKISGARGNITKHRLPYHADDCGTVRPGRGFIDEALAREAINPAAGADFDPVLVTDYQRTTLLLPETASRVTVDTELSWRDGDTALRLSGVVVVETKSAAAATPVDRMLWQRGIRPTRISKYATGLAALRVDLPDAPWRRTLRRHFRDTAPSVNPAPTAFHRPEQEASCA comes from the coding sequence ATGACCACCACCACCACGACGACGATCACGCCCGCCCTGTCGCGGCTGGCGCCGGTCGGGCTGGCCGAGCTGGTCGACCGGGCCGCGCTGCAGACCAGGGTGGACCGCAAGTACCTGGTGCCCGCGGCGGCGCTGCCCGGCCTGCTCGACCAGGTCGCGCCGCACGCGAAGGTGCTGGAGATCGGCGGCGAGCGCGCGTTCCGCTACGAGTCGGTGTACTTCGACACGCCGCGGCTCGTCAGCTACCACTCCGCGGCCTACCGCAGGCGTCGGCGGTTCAAGGTGCGCACCCGCACCTACGTCGACTCGGCCGAGTGCTGGCTGGAGGTCAAGATCAGCGGCGCCCGCGGCAACATCACCAAGCACCGGCTGCCCTACCACGCCGACGACTGCGGCACCGTGCGACCGGGACGGGGCTTCATCGACGAAGCGCTCGCCCGGGAGGCGATCAACCCCGCCGCGGGCGCCGACTTCGACCCGGTCCTGGTCACCGACTACCAGCGCACCACGCTGCTGCTGCCGGAGACCGCCAGCCGGGTCACCGTCGACACCGAGCTGTCCTGGCGGGACGGCGACACCGCGCTGCGGCTGTCCGGTGTGGTCGTGGTCGAGACCAAGAGCGCCGCGGCGGCCACGCCGGTCGACCGGATGCTGTGGCAGCGCGGCATCCGGCCCACCCGCATCTCCAAGTACGCCACCGGTCTGGCCGCGCTGCGCGTGGACCTGCCGGACGCGCCGTGGCGCCGGACGCTGCGCCGCCACTTCCGCGACACCGCCCCGTCGGTCAACCCGGCGCCGACCGCGTTCCACCGACCCGAACAGGAGGCATCGTGCGCTTGA